The DNA sequence GGAGCACACCTGTGGACTTCCTGCGTCCCACGACGCTCGCCGAGGCCCTCGCCCTGAAGGCGGAGCGGCCGGACGCCGTGCCGATCGCCGGCGGCACCGACGTCATGGTCGAGCTGAACTTCGACCACCGGCGCCCCGAGGCCCTGCTGGACCTGACGACGGTCCGCGAGCTGACGGAGTGGTCCACATCGGACGGCACCGTCCGGCTCGGCGCCGGCGTCCCGTACTCCCGCGTCATCGCTGAACTGGGTGAATCCGTCCCTGCCCTGGCCATGGCGTCCCGCACGGTCGGCTCGCCCCAGATCCGCAACCGCGGCACGGTCGGCGGCAACCTCGGCGCCGCGTCCCCGGCCGGTGACACCCACCCGGTGCTGCTGGCCCTGGACGCGCGGATCGAGGCGGCCTCCGTCCGGGGGACCCGGATCCTCCGCGCGGAGGAGTTCTACGTCGGCGTGAAACGCCACGCGCTCGACCCCGACGAGCTGATCACCGCCGTCCACCTGCCCGCGGACGCCGGGCCGCAGCAGTTCGCCAAGGTCGGGACGCGCAACGCGATGGTCATCGCGGTCTGCTCGTTCGCGCTGTCCCTGCGCGACGGCGTGGTGGGCGCGGCGATCGGGTCCGCCGCGCCGACGCCGCGGCACGCCCGCGAAGCCGAAGAGTTCCTGGCCGGGGAGCTGCCGTGGGGGTCGTCCGACGCGTTGCCCGACTCCCTGAAGCGCCGCTTCGGCGAGCTGGTGGCCGGAGCGGCGTCACCGATCGACGACGTCCGGGGCAGCGCCGCCTACCGCAAGCACGCGCTTTCGGTGCTCGCGCGGCGTACGTTGACCTGGGCCTGGGAAGACCACCGGACGGGGGAGCGCGCATGCGCCTGAACGTGACGATCAACGGCGAAGACCGGCAGGCGGACGACGTCTGGGAAGGCGAAAGCCTGCTGTACGTGCTGCGCGAGCGGCTCGGCCTCCCGGGGTCGAAGAACGCCTGCGAACAGGGCGAATGCGGGTCCTGCACGGTCTACCTCGACGACGCCCCGGTGTGCGCCTGCCTGGTCGCGGCCGGGCAGGCCGAGGGCCGCGCGGTCCGCACGGTCGAGGGACTGGCCGACGGCGACACCCTCCACCCGATCCAGCAGTCCTTTGTGGACAACGGCGCGGTGCAGTGCGGGTTCTGCACGCCGGGCCTGGTCGTCGCCGCGCACGACCTGCTGGACCGCGTACCGGATCCCTCCGACGAGGAGATCCGCGAGGCGCTCGCCGGCAACCTCTGCCGCTGCACCGGCTACGAGAAGATCCTCGACGCGGTGCGCGCGGTGGCGAAGGGTGGTGTCGCG is a window from the Amycolatopsis sp. cg9 genome containing:
- a CDS encoding (2Fe-2S)-binding protein — translated: MRLNVTINGEDRQADDVWEGESLLYVLRERLGLPGSKNACEQGECGSCTVYLDDAPVCACLVAAGQAEGRAVRTVEGLADGDTLHPIQQSFVDNGAVQCGFCTPGLVVAAHDLLDRVPDPSDEEIREALAGNLCRCTGYEKILDAVRAVAKGGVA
- a CDS encoding xanthine dehydrogenase family protein subunit M, with protein sequence MDFLRPTTLAEALALKAERPDAVPIAGGTDVMVELNFDHRRPEALLDLTTVRELTEWSTSDGTVRLGAGVPYSRVIAELGESVPALAMASRTVGSPQIRNRGTVGGNLGAASPAGDTHPVLLALDARIEAASVRGTRILRAEEFYVGVKRHALDPDELITAVHLPADAGPQQFAKVGTRNAMVIAVCSFALSLRDGVVGAAIGSAAPTPRHAREAEEFLAGELPWGSSDALPDSLKRRFGELVAGAASPIDDVRGSAAYRKHALSVLARRTLTWAWEDHRTGERACA